The following nucleotide sequence is from Deltaproteobacteria bacterium.
GGACCGCTCCATGCCACCGAGCTTACCCGCCGGTACCTGGAACAGGGGTATGAGATGATTGTAGCCGTCGGCGGCGACGGCACTATCAATGAAGTGGTAAACGGTTTTTTCGAGAAGGGGGAGAACCTGTTTCCCCAGGCGGTTCTCGGGATTCTGTCAGTGGGTAGCGGAGCGGATTTCCCGAGAACTCTCGGATGGGACAGGAACATCTCCCATGGTGTCGAGCGGCTCACAGGAACCCGGACGAAGCCGGTGGACGTGGGCAGGGCGACCTTCCGGAACCTCAGGGGACTAAGAGAAACCCGGTGCTTCATCAACATGGCGGATTTCGGTGCAGGAGGAGCCGTGGTGGAGAAGGTGAATCGCACCACCAAGCTGCTGGGGGGAACCTTCTCCTTTCTCTGGGGGATCCTCTCGACCCTGCCCGGTTACAGAAACAAGGAGGTCACCTTTGTCATCGACGACGGACCGGCCCGATCCGCCGTCCTCAACAACATGATAGTGGCCAATGGGAAATACTACGGCGGAGGCATCAAGGCCGCTCCGGACGCCCTGATCGACGACGGCCTGTTCCAGTTCGTTCTGATCGGGGATGTGACCTTCGGCGATGTTCTCCTTTACCTGCACAGATTCCGACGTGGCACCCACCTGACGCATCCCGAGATCGAGTCCTATGCAGGAAGGTCTATGAGTGCGACTTCCAAAGACCCGGTTTTCATCGAAATGGACGGGGAACTGGCAGGCACTCTGCCTGTCATTTTCGAGGTCTTGCCCAAGGCGCTCCGAATCAAGGTATAGAACCGCTGAGAATCACTTCCCGCACGATTCCTGAATCCATCTCTTCCCTTACCAAGGCCTACATGGTCTCATCGAAGGCGATTTCGTTCTTCTTGATAATGCGCCTCAGCTTAAGCAGCGACTTGTTCTCTATCTGTCTGATTCTTTCCCTGGTTACGCCCATTATCTTCCCGATAGCGTCGAGGGTCATTGGCTCCTGGCCTCCGAGACCGTACCGGTAGGAAATAACCCTTCTCTCGACCTGCGAGAGCGCCTCCAACCATGACTTGATCTCAGCCACCCGTTCAAAACGGTCGATAACCGTGAAAGGCTTCTCCGAGCTTTCATCGCGGATTACGTCCAGAAGCTGGTATCCGTCGTCGGAGATGGAGTTCTCGATGGAGTACGTCTTCCGAAGGAGCTCCATCAAACTATGGACCTCCCGGGACCCCACCCTCATCGCCTCCCCGATCTCATCTATGGTGGGTTCTCTTCCAAGGGTCTGGTTCAGGTTCTTTGCTGCCCGCATCAATCGACCCAAGTCGCTGGCCACATGAATGGGAAGCCGAACGATCCTCGACTGGTTGGCCACGGCTCTCTCAATGGACTGTTTGATCCACCAGGTAGCATACGTGGAGAATCGAGTCTGACGGCTTGGAGAAAACCTCTCCACAGCCTTGATCAGCCCGATATTGCCCTCTGCGATGAGATCCGAGAGTGCCAGCCCTCGGTGGAGGTACTTCTTCGCTATCTTCACCACCAGCCTCAGGTTCGACTCGATCATCTCGTTGCGAGCCTTGTCATCCCCCTTGCTTATCCTTACAGCGAGTTCCTTCTCCTGTTTGGACGACAACAGGGGAGATTTCCGGATCTCCCGGAGATAGATCTGAATAGAGTCCCTCGACTCTTCCTCGTCCTGGTCGAGGAAATCTCCGGTCTCGTCTTCGTCACCGACTACGTGGTTGGATTCGTCGCGGTCGTCCAAGAACTCCCCCTAAGGCAGAATCCGAAGAGGATCGACGGGCCTGTTGAAATTCCTGATCTCAAAATGGAGATAGGGCTTGCCCCCCCTCCTGGTGTTTCCCACTCGGGCGATGGGATCCCCCTTCTTGACCGAATCACCCTCACGCACCAGGTTCACTTCGTTGTGTGCGTAAACCGAGGTGAAAACCGGGCCGTGTTTGATGATCACGATGTTTCCGTATCCCCTGATCTCGTGACCACTGTATATGACCTTGCCGGAATCTATGCTTCTCACGGGTGTTCCTTTGGGAGCGGAGATATCGATCCCGTCGTGCCTCCTGCCGCGGCTCCGCCCGAAGCCCCTGAGAACGGCCCCTCGAACAGGCCAGATGAAGCGTCCCTTTGCACTGGCAAGGTCGACCTCCCTGGGTTTCTTTCCCGAGCCACCCAGGTCTTCGATGTAGATCCCCACGGGGAGAACCTTCTCCGCTCCTGGAATAAAGATCTTCTGGCCTGCCCTGATGCTGTTCACATCCCGGATACCGTTGATGCGGGCAACCTCTGCCATATCCACCCCATACGTCTTACAGATGCGCCAGAGGGTCTGGTGCCTCTTCACCTTGTGGTAGACACCCCTCTGTCGCCCCTCGGCTTTCTCGACGGCCTTGACGGGAGAACCCGCACACCCGACTCCTGCAGAGACCAAGGCAAGAATCAGTCCAGCGAGCAAGGGAAGCACAGGGGTCGACCTCCCATTGAGAGAGACCTTTCCTCCCCAGTACGGGGTATCGAAACCGGTTTCACGGGTTCCCCCACAGCACGGAGAACCGGACTCCCTGCACGCCGGTTCCATGGCAACCATCCTGGGCCGCATGGATCCTCCCAAACAGAAGAGCACGCCTCCTGATCCTTCAGGTTCTCTCATCGCCCTCCTTCCCAGCCATACCTCCCGATCAACCTCACGAATCGACACCCTCCGAGATTCTTCCTGATGATCTCACGGTCCTTCCGGGTAATCTGGAACAAGTCCTGGAGACCCGTCTCCCCCACAGGTATCACCAGGCGACCTCCGGGTGCCAATTGATCCAAGAGAGGCTGCGGGATATCAGGAGCCCCG
It contains:
- a CDS encoding diacylglycerol kinase family lipid kinase; this encodes MTIQFKTLAIVNPGSASGATGRKWPAIQRLMETKFQDGFHVAFTRGPLHATELTRRYLEQGYEMIVAVGGDGTINEVVNGFFEKGENLFPQAVLGILSVGSGADFPRTLGWDRNISHGVERLTGTRTKPVDVGRATFRNLRGLRETRCFINMADFGAGGAVVEKVNRTTKLLGGTFSFLWGILSTLPGYRNKEVTFVIDDGPARSAVLNNMIVANGKYYGGGIKAAPDALIDDGLFQFVLIGDVTFGDVLLYLHRFRRGTHLTHPEIESYAGRSMSATSKDPVFIEMDGELAGTLPVIFEVLPKALRIKV
- a CDS encoding sigma-70 family RNA polymerase sigma factor; amino-acid sequence: MDDRDESNHVVGDEDETGDFLDQDEEESRDSIQIYLREIRKSPLLSSKQEKELAVRISKGDDKARNEMIESNLRLVVKIAKKYLHRGLALSDLIAEGNIGLIKAVERFSPSRQTRFSTYATWWIKQSIERAVANQSRIVRLPIHVASDLGRLMRAAKNLNQTLGREPTIDEIGEAMRVGSREVHSLMELLRKTYSIENSISDDGYQLLDVIRDESSEKPFTVIDRFERVAEIKSWLEALSQVERRVISYRYGLGGQEPMTLDAIGKIMGVTRERIRQIENKSLLKLRRIIKKNEIAFDETM
- a CDS encoding peptidoglycan DD-metalloendopeptidase family protein, translated to MREPEGSGGVLFCLGGSMRPRMVAMEPACRESGSPCCGGTRETGFDTPYWGGKVSLNGRSTPVLPLLAGLILALVSAGVGCAGSPVKAVEKAEGRQRGVYHKVKRHQTLWRICKTYGVDMAEVARINGIRDVNSIRAGQKIFIPGAEKVLPVGIYIEDLGGSGKKPREVDLASAKGRFIWPVRGAVLRGFGRSRGRRHDGIDISAPKGTPVRSIDSGKVIYSGHEIRGYGNIVIIKHGPVFTSVYAHNEVNLVREGDSVKKGDPIARVGNTRRGGKPYLHFEIRNFNRPVDPLRILP